The Patescibacteria group bacterium DNA window ATCGGTTTGACCCGCGCCCTGGCCCAGGAGGTCGCGCCCTACAATATCCGCGTCAATTGCGTGGCACCCGGCTTTATTGAGACGGACATGCTGGGTGTCCTCAAGGAGGAGCTCAAGGATAAATTCCGCCGCGCCGTCCCTTTGGGCCGGTTCGGCCATCCGCAAGACATAGCCAAGGCCGTTTTATTTCTCTTAAGCGAGCAGTCCAATTACATCACGGGCCAAGTCATCAAGGTCGATGGCGGTCTGCATACGAGCAATTGACAACTAGGTGAATAGGAGGGACTGACGGATGGCGCGCAGCGTTCAGGAAGAAGTCTTGGAGATCGTCGCGACAGTGATTGAGAAAAACAAGGGCGAAATTCCACTCGATGCGCATTTGATCCAGGATGTGGGCGCTGATTCTATGATGGCGCTTGAGATCCTGGCGGCTCTTGAAAAGAAATACCGCATCGCGGTTCCTGAAGAGAAGCTCAAGGAGATGACTACTGTCAATAAGATCGTCCAGATGGTTATGGCGGCGAAAAAAAAGAATAAATAGGCGGGCCAGTGCCTAAAGAACGCAAGGAGACAATGAAAAATTCTTTTGGGTCTGAAGATATCAAAAAACTTATCCCTCAACGATTCCCATTTTTAATGATTGACCGGGTCATGGAGGCTTCGCCTGAGAAGGTTGTTGCCATCAAGAACGTGACAGCCAGCGAACAGTTCTTCAAGGGCCATTTTCCCGGGCAGCCTATTATGCCGGGCGTTCTTATCATCGAGGCTATGGCCCAGACAGGTATTATTCTTTACAAGCAGATATTCCCCAATGACAAGGTGCTTTTTCTTGTTTCTGTCAAAAGCCGCTTTTCAAAGCCCGTCATCCCTGGCGACCAAATGGTGATCACGGTTGAACCCATAAAGATGATGTCAAAAATGGGGATTTTTAAAGCAGTCGTTATGATAGAGGAGCATAAGGTCGCCGAAGCGGAAATCGCCTTTGGTTCCCAGGATGCCAAATCCGCATGAAGCCTCCCCCTAAAGCCAGAAATATTAAACGCCGCGTTGTTGTTACGGGGTTGGGTGTTGTGTCTTCTATTGGCATCGGTGTTGCGGAATTTTGGAAGAACCTTATTGCCGGCAAGCCGGGTATCTCTGACATTGAGGCTTTTGATACCTCCGATTATCCTATCCACAAAGGCGGAGAAGTTAAAAATTTCCGTCCCGAACATTTTATTGATAAGCGAAAAATCAAACATTTGGGACGCGCCTCCCAGATGGTCATTGCAGCAACGAAGTTGGCCTTGGAAGATGCGGGTCTAAAAGAACGCCGGATTGAGAAGACCGGCGTTTTGCTTGGGACAACAATGGGAGAGGCTCAAATTTTGGAAAAGCTCGATAAGGTATGGGTTAAGAAAGGCCAATCTGAACTAGTCGAGAAATTAATCTCTCGTTACACATCCAATAATCTTTCCGTAAATGTCGCTACGCATTTTTCTTTTGATGGTTTTAATGCGGTTATGCCGACAGCATGTTCTTCGGCTAATTATGCAATAGGATATGGTTTTGACCTGATTCGTCAGGGAGGCGGGGAAATATTCCTCTGTGGTGGCGTCGATGCATTTTCAAGAGTTGCCTTCACGGGATTTAATCGTCTATTGGCCATGGCTCCCGAAAAATGTCAGCCTTTCGATAAAAACAGGAAAGGCATGATGTTGGGGGAGGGGGCGGGCGTTTTGCTTTTGGAATCGTTTGAGCATGCCCAGGACCGGGGCGCGAAAATCTATGCTGAAATACTCGGATATGGCTTAAGTTGCGACGCCCATCATATGACTCAGCCATCCGAGGAAGGAATTGCTAGTTGTATGAAGAAGGCATTAAAAAATTCCGAAGTTTCTAAAGAACAAATTGACTATATAAGCGCCCACGGCACAGGGACACCTCAAAATGATAAAGTTGAGTGTGCCGCCCTGAAGAGAGTTTTTGGGGAGAGATTAAAATCCATTCCATGTAGTTCTATAAAATCCATACTTGGCCATACGATGGGCGCAGCTTCTGCTGTTGAATCAATTGTTTGTTGTCTTTCTATAAGAGATCAGGTTCTCCCTCCAACAATTAACTTTGAGACATCGGATGAAGATTGCGCTATTTTTTGTGTTCCTAACGTAGCAATAAGGCATAAACTCGAAATCGCGTTAAATAATTCATGTGCTTTTGGCGGTAATAATTGTTCAATTCTTTTTAAGAATGAATACCTTTAAATTTATCAAGCAACTTATTTTAAATTTTTTGTTTTCAATCATCCCTAAGGGTGTGAGTCAAAAGTTCATTTTTAGTGGCGATTTTGCTTTTATGGCAAATTTACCAAATTTTGAAGTTATTCCAGATAATATTTTTTTTGTTCCGTTTAAAAGTTTTATATTTAGGCATATGCCTCCATTAATTGTTTCTCAGATTACTGGTTTTAGAGATAAAAATAATAAAAAGCTTCGCGGAATTTCAATCTTATGTTTTCTTACTGCGGCCCAAATCATGGAAAATAGAAGTTTTGCTGCTCATAGAATATTGCAAGGGATTCAGCTTGCCGAAAAAGCTGGCTGTAAAATTGTTAGCTTGGGAGCTTTTACTTCAATAGCTGTACGTGATGGTCTCGATCTTTTGGGGAAGACCAAGCTTGGCATTACAACTGGAAATACCTACTCTGCCGTTATTGCCATTAAGAACCTTAAAAGAGCTTTATCTCTTAAAGGAATTAAATTATCTGATGTTACTGTTGCAGTAGTGGGAGCTGGAGGTTCCGTTGGATCAGGATGTGCTAAAGCTTTAATTAATAATGTGAACAAGCTTTTATTGATTGATATTCAACTCAAAGAGATAAGAAACATTTTTGGTAACCAGAGCAATATTAAGACTAAGCTAGTGTTGTCTGAGAAGATTGAGTCTATAAAAGAAGCTGATGCCATCATAGTTGTTACAAATGCAGTGAAGGGAATCATAAGAAAAGAATTTTTGAAAAAAAATGCTTTAGTTATCGATGGTGCCTATCCGCCTAATGTATCAAAAGAAACTATTCTTGCAAGGCCAGATGTGTTAGTCGTTTCTTCGGCTATTGCAAAGGTCCCTGGGGTGGATTTACATTTTAATTTTGGGCTAGGGAAAGAAGAGGTCCATGGTTGTCTTGCAGAAGCACTTATCCTTTCTTGGCTGGGAGTGAGAAATCATTATGCCTTGGGAAAGGTTGATGAGAACAATATGATTGAGATGGATGAGGTCGGTTCAAAAATAGGTCTTGATGCTGCTGCTTTCCGTAATCTCGCCGGTTACCTTTTAGGAGATGCAAAATGAACCATTATGCATTTTCTTGCTTAATCGCAAGTGTTAGTACATTTATTTTGGGATTGTTGGTATATTTGAAAAATCGACGTAGTTTGTTAAATATCATGTGGGCTTTATTCGAATTTAGTATTTCGCTTTGGTGTTTTTCACAATTTATAGAATCGACCATTATAATTCCTCATTGGGCTTTATTTTGGAATAGATTAATGTTTCTAGGAATAATTTTCATTCCAATTTGTTTTTTCCATGCCACCGTGCTTTTGTTAGAGCAAAAAACCAAAATTCTACCGTTTGTTTATGGCATAGGTTTTTGTTTTGTTCTATTTCTCTCGCCACCGTTTTCTGATTTATTTATAAAAGACGTGGTGCTGAGGCCATATTTTGGTTATTACACTTCACCCGGTATTTTATATAGTTTCTTCATGGTCTTTTTTGGTTTAACTGTAATCTATGCTTTCATTCTTATGTTTAATAAGCTTTATCGTGTCACAGGGATTAAAAGGCAACAACTTAAATATGTATTAATCGGATCTGGTATAGGTTTTGTATTAGGATCATGCAATTTTCTTCCTGCTTACAACCTGTCAACTTCACCATATATAAATTATCTTTTTGCATTTTGTAATGTTCCTATTCTTTACGGCATCATCCGATATCGACTTATGGATGTTAGACTTATAGCAACGCGCTCAGGTATTTTTGTGGCAACATATTCTTTAATTTTGGGAACACCTTTGTTAATTATTTATTTTTGGCAGAATGAATTAGTCGTTCTCTTTGGCTCATCTTGGTGGATTGTGCCTTTTCTTTTTTCTACTACTTTGGCAACTCTAGGCCCCTTTCTCTACATATATTTCGATAGTAAAGCTGAAAACAGATTGCTTAGAGAACAAAAAAATTACCAGAAC harbors:
- a CDS encoding acyl carrier protein, yielding MARSVQEEVLEIVATVIEKNKGEIPLDAHLIQDVGADSMMALEILAALEKKYRIAVPEEKLKEMTTVNKIVQMVMAAKKKNK
- the fabZ gene encoding 3-hydroxyacyl-ACP dehydratase FabZ, which gives rise to MKNSFGSEDIKKLIPQRFPFLMIDRVMEASPEKVVAIKNVTASEQFFKGHFPGQPIMPGVLIIEAMAQTGIILYKQIFPNDKVLFLVSVKSRFSKPVIPGDQMVITVEPIKMMSKMGIFKAVVMIEEHKVAEAEIAFGSQDAKSA
- a CDS encoding beta-ketoacyl-[acyl-carrier-protein] synthase family protein gives rise to the protein MKPPPKARNIKRRVVVTGLGVVSSIGIGVAEFWKNLIAGKPGISDIEAFDTSDYPIHKGGEVKNFRPEHFIDKRKIKHLGRASQMVIAATKLALEDAGLKERRIEKTGVLLGTTMGEAQILEKLDKVWVKKGQSELVEKLISRYTSNNLSVNVATHFSFDGFNAVMPTACSSANYAIGYGFDLIRQGGGEIFLCGGVDAFSRVAFTGFNRLLAMAPEKCQPFDKNRKGMMLGEGAGVLLLESFEHAQDRGAKIYAEILGYGLSCDAHHMTQPSEEGIASCMKKALKNSEVSKEQIDYISAHGTGTPQNDKVECAALKRVFGERLKSIPCSSIKSILGHTMGAASAVESIVCCLSIRDQVLPPTINFETSDEDCAIFCVPNVAIRHKLEIALNNSCAFGGNNCSILFKNEYL